The following are encoded in a window of Pseudomonas sp. JQ170C genomic DNA:
- a CDS encoding alpha/beta hydrolase, giving the protein MHHDAFWLPASDHCSLYVYQWLPSTPIKAVVLLAHGMAEHAGRYQRLGEALSAAGFALIAHDQRGHGRTAELGTLGLFAPHKGWNAVVNDLGLLSQHIGQQYPGTPVFIFGHSMGSYIAQAYLMHHGASLQGAILSGSNFQPPALYRTACVIARAEAWRQGPLGHSALIEWLSFGSFNKAFKPTRTAFDWLSRDSAEVDRYVADPLCGFRCTNRLWIDLLMGLEQISQPANLKQIDPNLPILVMGGECDPVSAGKRLKDLAGALRLAGNQHVQLQLYPKARHELLNETNRDEVTAAIIDWLEQALALGRPARSE; this is encoded by the coding sequence ATGCATCACGACGCGTTCTGGCTACCAGCCAGCGACCACTGCAGCCTGTACGTCTATCAATGGCTGCCGAGCACGCCGATCAAGGCGGTGGTGTTGCTGGCCCATGGCATGGCCGAGCATGCTGGGCGCTATCAGCGCCTGGGCGAAGCCCTGAGCGCCGCAGGTTTTGCCCTGATCGCCCATGACCAACGCGGCCACGGCCGCACCGCCGAACTCGGCACCCTTGGCCTGTTCGCCCCCCATAAAGGCTGGAACGCGGTGGTCAACGACCTGGGCTTGCTCAGCCAGCACATCGGCCAGCAGTACCCAGGCACGCCGGTGTTCATCTTCGGCCACAGCATGGGCAGCTACATTGCCCAGGCCTACCTGATGCACCACGGCGCCAGCCTGCAAGGGGCGATTCTCAGCGGCTCCAACTTCCAGCCGCCGGCGCTGTACCGCACCGCCTGCGTGATTGCCCGCGCCGAGGCCTGGCGCCAGGGCCCCCTGGGCCACAGTGCGCTGATCGAGTGGCTGTCGTTTGGCTCGTTCAACAAGGCCTTCAAGCCCACCCGCACCGCATTTGACTGGCTGAGCCGCGATAGCGCGGAGGTTGATCGCTATGTGGCCGACCCTCTTTGCGGCTTTCGCTGCACCAACCGCTTGTGGATCGACTTGCTGATGGGCCTGGAGCAAATCAGCCAGCCGGCCAACCTCAAGCAGATCGATCCGAACCTGCCGATTCTGGTGATGGGCGGCGAATGTGATCCGGTCAGTGCCGGCAAGCGTCTGAAAGATCTGGCCGGTGCCTTGCGCCTGGCCGGCAACCAGCATGTCCAGTTGCAGCTGTACCCCAAGGCACGGCATGAACTGCTCAATGAAACCAACCGTGACGAGGTCACGGCCGCAATCATCGACTGGCTGGAGCAGGCGTTGGCCCTTGGCCGCCCTGCCCGCAGTGAATGA
- the fadD2 gene encoding long-chain-fatty-acid--CoA ligase FadD2: protein MQADFWNDKRPDGVPSHIDMNAYKSVVEVFERSCKKFADRPAFSNLGVTLTYAELERHSAAFAAYLQQHTDLVPGDRIAVQMPNVLQYPIAVFGALRAGLVVVNTNPLYTAREMRHQFKDSGARALVYLNMFGKLVQEVLPDTGIEYLIEAKMGDMLPTAKGWLVNTIVAKVKKMVPDYHLPQAVPFKAALSQGRGLVPKPVPLSLDDIAVLQYTGGTTGLAKGAMLTHGNLVANMLQVLACFSQHGADGQRMIREGQEVMIAPLPLYHIYAFTANCMCMMVTGNHNVLITNPRDIGGFIKELKKWKFSGLLGLNTLFVALMNHPDFKNLDFSALKVTNSGGTALVKATAERWESITGCRIVEGYGLTETSPVASTNPYGQLARLGTVGIPVPGTGFKVVDDEGNEQPLGERGELCIKGPQVMKGYWQHPQATAEALDSEGWFKTGDIAVIDPDGFTRIVDRKKDMIIVSGFNVYPNEIEEVVMSHPKVASCAVIGIPDERSGEAVKLFVVAREGGVSLEELKTYCKANFTGYKVPKHIVLRDSLPMTAVGKILRRELRDIA from the coding sequence ATGCAAGCTGATTTCTGGAATGACAAGCGCCCCGACGGCGTTCCTTCGCACATCGACATGAATGCCTACAAGTCTGTGGTCGAAGTGTTTGAACGCTCCTGCAAGAAGTTTGCTGATCGCCCCGCGTTCAGCAACCTGGGGGTGACCCTGACCTACGCCGAACTGGAACGTCACTCGGCGGCCTTCGCCGCCTACCTGCAGCAGCACACCGACCTGGTGCCGGGCGACCGCATCGCCGTGCAGATGCCCAACGTGCTGCAGTATCCCATCGCCGTGTTCGGTGCCTTGCGCGCCGGCCTGGTCGTGGTCAACACCAACCCGCTGTACACCGCCCGCGAAATGCGCCACCAGTTCAAGGATTCCGGCGCCCGCGCGCTGGTGTACCTGAACATGTTCGGCAAGCTGGTGCAGGAAGTGCTGCCCGACACCGGCATCGAATACCTGATCGAAGCGAAGATGGGCGACATGCTGCCAACGGCCAAGGGCTGGCTGGTCAACACCATCGTTGCCAAGGTCAAGAAGATGGTGCCCGACTACCACCTGCCCCAGGCCGTGCCGTTCAAGGCCGCCTTGAGCCAGGGCCGGGGCCTGGTGCCAAAGCCGGTGCCCCTGAGCCTCGACGACATCGCCGTGTTGCAGTACACCGGCGGCACCACGGGCCTGGCCAAGGGCGCCATGCTCACCCACGGCAACCTGGTGGCCAACATGCTCCAGGTCCTGGCCTGCTTCTCCCAGCACGGCGCGGATGGCCAGCGGATGATCCGGGAGGGCCAGGAGGTGATGATCGCGCCGCTGCCGCTCTACCATATCTATGCGTTCACCGCGAATTGCATGTGCATGATGGTCACCGGCAACCACAACGTCCTGATCACCAACCCGCGGGATATCGGCGGCTTCATCAAGGAACTCAAAAAGTGGAAGTTCTCGGGCTTGCTCGGGCTCAACACCTTGTTCGTGGCGCTGATGAACCACCCCGATTTCAAGAACCTCGACTTCTCTGCCCTCAAGGTCACCAACTCGGGCGGTACCGCCCTGGTCAAAGCCACCGCTGAGCGCTGGGAAAGCATCACCGGCTGTCGCATCGTTGAAGGCTACGGGCTGACCGAAACCTCACCGGTGGCCAGCACCAACCCCTACGGCCAGCTGGCGCGCCTGGGTACGGTCGGCATTCCGGTGCCGGGCACCGGGTTCAAGGTGGTCGACGATGAGGGCAACGAGCAGCCGCTGGGCGAGCGCGGCGAGCTGTGCATCAAGGGCCCGCAGGTCATGAAGGGGTACTGGCAGCATCCACAGGCCACCGCCGAGGCCCTGGACAGCGAGGGCTGGTTCAAGACCGGCGACATCGCCGTGATCGACCCCGATGGCTTCACCCGGATTGTCGATCGCAAGAAGGACATGATCATCGTCTCGGGCTTCAACGTGTACCCGAACGAGATCGAAGAGGTGGTCATGAGCCATCCGAAGGTGGCCAGTTGCGCGGTGATCGGCATCCCGGACGAGCGCTCCGGCGAGGCGGTGAAACTGTTCGTGGTAGCGCGTGAAGGCGGCGTGAGCCTTGAGGAACTGAAGACCTACTGCAAGGCCAACTTCACCGGCTACAAAGTGCCCAAGCACATCGTACTGCGTGACTCCCTGCCGATGACGGCGGTGGGCAAGATCCTGCGCCGCGAGCTTCGCGACATAGCTTGA